From Luteococcus japonicus, one genomic window encodes:
- a CDS encoding SRPBCC family protein, with the protein MERFWQVYADPRQLEKVWGPAEMPATFTEHALTPGGRMNYYMTGPDGQKYCGYWEVLTVDEPHDFTVRDGFADEDFRPNTDLPTSDNEFRFEAVDGGTRATYASTFASSEGLQQVLEMGVIEGSTSAINQIDGLLAQQP; encoded by the coding sequence GTGGAGCGTTTCTGGCAGGTCTACGCCGACCCGCGCCAGTTGGAGAAGGTCTGGGGCCCGGCCGAGATGCCCGCCACCTTCACGGAGCACGCCCTGACTCCCGGCGGCCGGATGAACTACTACATGACCGGCCCCGACGGCCAGAAGTACTGCGGCTACTGGGAGGTGCTGACGGTGGACGAGCCCCACGACTTCACCGTGCGCGACGGCTTTGCCGACGAGGACTTCCGGCCCAACACGGACCTGCCCACCAGTGACAACGAGTTCCGCTTCGAGGCCGTCGACGGCGGGACCCGCGCCACCTACGCCAGCACCTTCGCCAGTTCCGAGGGTCTGCAGCAGGTGCTGGAGATGGGCGTCATCGAGGGCAGCACGTCGGCGATCAACCAGATCGACGGACTGCTCGCCCAGCAGCCCTGA